In Streptomyces sp. NBC_01717, one DNA window encodes the following:
- a CDS encoding universal stress protein: MTDQQPHQFERGTDGPKVIVAGLDGSDSSMRAAAYAAGLARRQHALLALVYVQPVMAAGAALGAPVADATGEVAEGLVSEIRAATERLKDIWDVRWEFHTFRGDPYNGLVTAADELRADAVVVGASESAGHRFIGSVAIRLVKAGRWPVTVVP; encoded by the coding sequence GTGACAGACCAGCAGCCCCACCAGTTCGAACGTGGCACAGACGGTCCGAAGGTGATCGTCGCGGGCCTCGACGGGTCCGATTCCTCGATGCGCGCCGCCGCGTACGCTGCCGGGCTGGCCCGCCGGCAGCACGCCCTGCTCGCCCTCGTCTATGTGCAGCCCGTGATGGCTGCGGGTGCCGCGCTCGGAGCACCGGTCGCCGACGCGACCGGCGAGGTCGCGGAGGGTCTGGTGAGCGAGATCCGTGCGGCGACCGAGCGGCTGAAGGACATATGGGATGTGCGCTGGGAGTTCCACACCTTCCGTGGTGATCCGTACAACGGGCTGGTCACCGCGGCCGACGAACTGAGGGCGGACGCCGTCGTGGTGGGCGCGTCGGAGTCGGCGGGGCACCGGTTCATCGGCTCGGTGGCGATCCGGCTGGTGAAGGCGGGGCGCTGGCCCGTCACCGTCGTTCCGTAA
- a CDS encoding carbohydrate ABC transporter permease, which translates to MSIGLPLSKPRTADRRAAWEEPPTRLGSAAKAVVITVIVAVMTVPFLIVLSTSLASREEITAAGGYVLFPTEPTLQAYRTILSGGLVTRAVTVSVLITGVGTALSLLTTIALAYALSKRGVPGSKPVLLLVLFTLLFAPGMIPMYVLVRELGLLDSYWALILPGLVNAFNLVVMRAFFMNIPDELYQAARIDGAGDWRILTRIVLPLSKGVIAVVGLFYAVTYWNAFFNAMLYLNDSGKWPVQLLLRTYVVQNKQMAADQLGVAHLPPQQSISMAVVMIALIPILLLYPFLQKYFTKGVLTGAIKG; encoded by the coding sequence ATGAGCATCGGACTTCCCTTGTCGAAGCCCCGGACCGCGGACCGCCGGGCCGCCTGGGAGGAGCCGCCCACCCGGCTCGGCTCGGCCGCCAAGGCCGTCGTGATCACGGTCATCGTCGCTGTGATGACGGTGCCGTTCCTCATCGTGCTCTCCACCAGCCTCGCCTCCCGTGAGGAGATCACGGCCGCCGGCGGGTATGTCCTCTTCCCGACCGAGCCGACCCTTCAGGCCTACCGCACGATCCTGTCCGGCGGGCTGGTCACCCGCGCCGTCACGGTCAGCGTCCTGATCACCGGCGTCGGCACGGCACTCTCCCTCCTGACGACCATCGCCCTGGCCTACGCGCTGAGCAAGCGAGGCGTCCCCGGCAGCAAACCCGTCCTGCTGCTCGTCCTGTTCACGCTGCTCTTCGCCCCCGGCATGATCCCGATGTACGTCCTGGTCAGGGAGCTCGGTCTGCTCGATTCCTACTGGGCGCTGATCCTGCCGGGCCTGGTCAACGCCTTCAACCTGGTGGTGATGCGGGCGTTCTTCATGAACATCCCCGACGAGCTCTACCAGGCGGCCCGGATCGACGGTGCGGGCGACTGGCGGATCCTCACCCGGATCGTGCTGCCGCTCTCGAAAGGCGTCATCGCCGTCGTCGGGCTCTTCTATGCGGTGACGTACTGGAACGCGTTCTTCAACGCGATGCTCTACCTCAACGACTCCGGGAAGTGGCCGGTCCAGCTGCTGCTGCGGACCTATGTGGTGCAGAACAAGCAGATGGCGGCCGACCAGCTCGGCGTGGCCCATCTGCCGCCTCAGCAGTCGATCTCCATGGCGGTCGTCATGATCGCGCTGATCCCGATCCTGCTGCTCTACCCGTTCCTCCAGAAGTACTTCACCAAGGGCGTGCTCACCGGCGCGATCAAGGGCTGA
- a CDS encoding ABC transporter permease, with amino-acid sequence MTSAATARSPRAASPPEPRAESGRPPLRRVPLRVRLRNNWVMLALMAPGLLFFAVFFYVPMLGNIVAFQDYQPFIGFKDSPLVGLANFQEMFADPAFWESVRNTLAFAALQLIFFFPAPLALALLINSLVSSRVKRFVQSVVYLPHFISWVLVVALFQQVVGGAGLISNFLRDHGLSALDVMTDPGTFPMLITAQVIWKDIGWGMIIYLAALANVDQSLYESAAVDGAGPWRRMWHVTLPAVRGVTIMLLVLRLGDVLSVGFEQFLLQRDAVGARAAEVLDTYVYYHGVVYGDWGIGAAAGLVKGVVGALMIWGANRLAHAFGEQGVYSR; translated from the coding sequence GTGACATCCGCTGCAACAGCGCGCAGCCCACGGGCCGCGTCCCCACCCGAGCCCAGGGCCGAGAGCGGCCGTCCCCCGCTGCGGCGCGTACCGCTGCGGGTCCGGCTGCGCAACAACTGGGTGATGCTCGCCCTGATGGCCCCGGGCCTGCTCTTCTTCGCCGTCTTCTTCTACGTGCCGATGCTGGGCAACATCGTCGCCTTCCAGGACTACCAGCCGTTCATCGGCTTCAAGGACAGCCCCCTGGTGGGCCTGGCCAACTTCCAGGAAATGTTCGCGGATCCGGCGTTCTGGGAGTCCGTACGCAACACCCTTGCCTTTGCCGCGCTGCAGCTGATCTTCTTCTTTCCGGCCCCGCTCGCCCTCGCCCTGCTCATCAACAGCCTGGTCAGCAGCCGCGTCAAGAGGTTCGTGCAGAGCGTCGTCTACCTTCCGCACTTCATCTCCTGGGTGCTGGTCGTCGCCCTCTTCCAGCAAGTGGTCGGCGGCGCCGGACTGATCAGCAACTTCCTTCGTGACCACGGTCTTTCGGCCCTCGACGTGATGACCGACCCCGGCACCTTCCCCATGCTGATCACCGCGCAGGTGATCTGGAAGGACATCGGCTGGGGCATGATCATTTATCTGGCGGCGCTCGCGAACGTCGACCAGAGCCTGTACGAATCGGCCGCCGTGGACGGTGCCGGACCCTGGCGGCGCATGTGGCATGTCACGCTGCCCGCCGTCCGCGGAGTCACGATCATGCTGCTGGTGCTGCGCCTCGGCGACGTACTGTCCGTCGGCTTCGAGCAGTTCCTTCTTCAGCGCGACGCGGTCGGCGCCCGGGCCGCAGAGGTTCTCGACACCTACGTCTACTACCACGGCGTGGTCTACGGCGACTGGGGCATCGGCGCCGCCGCCGGCCTGGTCAAGGGCGTGGTCGGTGCACTGATGATCTGGGGCGCCAACCGGCTGGCCCACGCATTCGGAGAGCAAGGGGTGTACAGCAGATGA
- a CDS encoding extracellular solute-binding protein: MSRRTFLGLSTAVAAGAAATALTGCGSSTGHRTEAASAKVKLPAYVPFTKVTPDLPANAKGLSAGYLSYPKELIRSVPKAPGDGSKVTLLTEIWTQPPLPKGSNEHWQKINQELGVDLSAILGTDPGYEEKFSATVAGGDLPDLMWIPPNQGIQHIAELLESKCADITDYVSGDAVKDYPNLAAMTPAHWKTAVVNGKIWGAPSPYPAFGQVYAGNPEVWEKAGGLSASSPDEFLAKCKEVTGGKVWALEPIYVNAVSVLSQCFGTPNKWRQNKDGSLTFWQETDEYLAALDFVLKLKQAGVFYPGDPKMADAYLKMAQGSIGATVFANPSGGRANLRTNDPSLAAEVLIPFAAGGRQPNHHYHLGTIGYTAIKKGSEKRVRMLLGVLNYLAAPFGSKERELLEFGTEGADFTYDEQGFPQRTKKGKQQVEGFYSGLATATTAPFALLPSAFPGTHGPEDVKATYAVEQKLIGTAIANPTVGHYSDAYTEHYGRMSTEATDLVNDIVSGRKKIGEWKPFWTEWRSKGLDQMAREFQKSIEKNA, from the coding sequence ATGTCCCGACGCACATTTCTGGGCCTGAGCACCGCCGTCGCGGCGGGCGCCGCCGCCACCGCGCTCACCGGCTGCGGTTCGTCCACCGGCCACCGGACCGAAGCCGCCTCGGCAAAGGTGAAGCTTCCCGCGTACGTCCCCTTCACCAAGGTCACGCCCGATCTGCCGGCCAACGCGAAGGGCCTCTCCGCGGGCTATCTCTCATACCCCAAGGAGCTGATCCGGAGCGTCCCCAAGGCCCCCGGCGACGGCTCGAAGGTCACCCTGCTCACCGAGATCTGGACCCAGCCGCCGCTCCCCAAGGGATCCAACGAGCACTGGCAGAAGATCAACCAGGAGCTCGGCGTCGACCTCTCCGCGATCCTGGGCACGGATCCCGGGTATGAGGAGAAGTTCTCCGCCACCGTCGCCGGCGGGGACCTGCCCGACCTGATGTGGATACCGCCCAACCAGGGCATCCAGCACATTGCCGAGCTGCTGGAATCGAAGTGCGCCGACATCACCGACTACGTCTCGGGTGACGCGGTCAAGGACTACCCGAACCTCGCCGCGATGACCCCCGCACACTGGAAGACCGCCGTGGTCAACGGCAAGATCTGGGGTGCGCCGAGCCCCTACCCTGCGTTCGGCCAGGTCTACGCCGGCAACCCCGAGGTCTGGGAGAAGGCGGGCGGCCTGTCCGCGAGCAGCCCCGACGAGTTCCTGGCCAAGTGCAAGGAGGTCACCGGCGGCAAGGTATGGGCCCTGGAACCGATCTATGTCAATGCCGTCAGCGTGCTGAGCCAGTGCTTCGGCACCCCGAACAAGTGGCGGCAGAACAAGGACGGATCGCTCACCTTCTGGCAGGAGACCGACGAGTACCTGGCGGCACTGGACTTCGTGCTCAAGCTCAAGCAGGCCGGCGTCTTCTACCCGGGCGACCCGAAGATGGCCGACGCCTATCTGAAGATGGCGCAGGGATCCATCGGCGCCACGGTGTTCGCCAATCCGTCCGGCGGCCGTGCCAACCTCCGTACCAACGACCCATCGCTCGCGGCGGAGGTCCTGATCCCGTTCGCCGCGGGCGGCCGGCAGCCGAACCACCACTACCACCTGGGCACGATCGGCTACACCGCCATCAAGAAGGGCAGCGAGAAGCGGGTACGGATGCTGCTCGGGGTGCTGAACTACCTCGCTGCACCGTTCGGCAGCAAGGAGCGCGAGCTGCTGGAGTTCGGCACCGAGGGAGCTGACTTCACGTACGACGAGCAGGGCTTCCCGCAGCGCACCAAGAAGGGGAAGCAGCAGGTCGAGGGGTTCTACAGCGGACTGGCGACCGCGACGACCGCACCGTTCGCACTGCTGCCCTCGGCCTTCCCCGGTACCCACGGCCCCGAGGACGTGAAAGCGACGTACGCCGTCGAGCAGAAGCTCATCGGGACCGCCATCGCCAACCCGACGGTGGGCCACTACTCCGACGCGTACACCGAGCACTACGGGCGCATGTCGACCGAGGCCACGGACCTGGTCAACGACATCGTCAGTGGCCGCAAGAAGATCGGAGAGTGGAAGCCGTTCTGGACCGAGTGGCGCTCCAAGGGGCTGGACCAGATGGCCCGGGAGTTCCAGAAGTCCATCGAGAAGAACGCCTGA
- a CDS encoding bestrophin-like domain produces MSEWLVLTLAMAAACAVVLTIAVLNNRRIAEDDDPSETPDVIEYMTMMIGVVYAIVLGLAIAGVWEGRSAAQEYVRQEAQALHEVNVRSSVYPAEVRARIRADVDAYVSYVVHDEWQAMSEHGDLTDRGAELLGRVRADVTEYRPKTDHEGQAYQPLVDQVAAADDARSARGQSAGATMPGVVWFGLITGALVTVGLIFTLQIRRTFRELLLAGLFSVLIAFLLFLIWDFDSPFGRGISATAAPFLDLFPNAGGGPSS; encoded by the coding sequence ATGTCGGAATGGCTTGTTCTCACCCTCGCCATGGCCGCGGCCTGCGCCGTCGTGTTGACCATCGCCGTCCTCAACAACCGCCGGATCGCGGAGGACGACGACCCGTCAGAGACCCCTGACGTCATCGAGTACATGACGATGATGATCGGCGTGGTGTACGCGATCGTGCTCGGCCTCGCCATCGCGGGCGTCTGGGAGGGCCGCAGCGCCGCCCAGGAGTACGTACGCCAGGAGGCCCAGGCCCTGCACGAGGTGAACGTCCGCTCCTCGGTCTACCCGGCCGAGGTGCGCGCCCGGATCCGCGCCGACGTCGACGCGTACGTCAGCTATGTCGTCCACGACGAGTGGCAGGCCATGAGCGAGCACGGAGATCTCACCGATCGGGGCGCGGAACTCCTCGGCCGGGTACGTGCCGATGTCACCGAATACCGGCCGAAGACCGACCATGAGGGGCAGGCCTATCAGCCACTGGTCGACCAGGTCGCCGCGGCCGACGACGCACGCAGCGCCCGCGGGCAGAGCGCCGGCGCCACCATGCCGGGCGTCGTCTGGTTCGGTCTGATCACCGGGGCGCTGGTGACCGTCGGACTGATCTTCACCCTGCAGATCCGCAGAACGTTCCGAGAGCTGCTGCTGGCCGGGCTGTTCAGCGTGCTCATCGCCTTCCTGCTCTTCCTGATCTGGGACTTCGACTCCCCGTTCGGCCGCGGCATTTCCGCCACCGCGGCGCCGTTCCTCGACCTGTTCCCCAACGCGGGGGGCGGGCCGTCGTCCTGA
- a CDS encoding ROK family protein — protein MDRGGDASLLRRLNTAAALRVMRARDEVTVPELAGLIGVSRPTAQDLTAQLLREGRLVELEASSGAVGRPARRFRFRAEAGHVVGVDIGAHKVLVHAVDLLGRTVAAQRVVVTPAMTARRRLKAVRGAIEACLAKPEAAGVRPLATGIGTSGMVDLAGRVVRSTALPGWTGLDLGHELADCAPGPVLVGNDIQLATLAECAGGVAVGVRDAIYLYVGNRPGIGLWLHGRLHRGNGGAAGELLPPDGWSAAYRRLLDWAAGHQGDELPTRNSAARAVVEAAAAGDGGARYALRAFAESLAECLAPHVAALDPELVVLGGGISRAGALLSEPFAAELAGRCPNAPSVRNSALGEESTAIGAARMALEHIDHAVQKSPTAED, from the coding sequence ATGGACCGGGGTGGGGACGCCTCGCTGCTGCGCCGACTGAACACGGCCGCCGCGCTACGGGTGATGCGGGCACGCGACGAGGTCACCGTGCCGGAGCTCGCCGGGCTGATCGGAGTGTCCCGGCCGACCGCCCAGGACCTCACGGCACAGCTGCTGCGCGAGGGCAGGCTGGTGGAGCTGGAGGCCAGCAGCGGCGCCGTCGGCCGCCCGGCCCGCCGGTTCCGCTTCCGGGCCGAGGCGGGCCATGTCGTCGGCGTGGACATCGGAGCGCACAAGGTGCTGGTCCACGCCGTGGACCTGCTCGGCCGCACGGTTGCCGCGCAGCGCGTCGTGGTCACTCCCGCCATGACCGCTCGGCGACGGCTCAAGGCCGTCCGCGGGGCGATCGAGGCCTGCCTGGCCAAGCCCGAGGCCGCCGGGGTGCGCCCCCTGGCCACCGGGATCGGCACCAGCGGCATGGTGGATCTGGCGGGCCGGGTGGTGCGGAGCACCGCGCTGCCCGGCTGGACCGGACTCGACCTGGGCCATGAGCTCGCCGACTGCGCGCCGGGGCCGGTCCTGGTCGGCAACGACATCCAGCTCGCGACGCTCGCCGAATGCGCCGGGGGAGTGGCCGTCGGCGTACGGGACGCCATCTACCTGTACGTCGGCAACCGCCCCGGCATCGGTCTGTGGCTGCACGGCCGGCTGCACCGGGGCAACGGCGGCGCAGCCGGCGAACTGCTGCCCCCGGACGGCTGGTCGGCGGCATACCGGCGGCTGCTCGACTGGGCCGCCGGACACCAGGGCGATGAGCTGCCCACCCGGAACAGCGCCGCCCGCGCCGTGGTCGAGGCCGCGGCCGCCGGGGACGGCGGCGCACGGTACGCCCTGCGCGCCTTCGCCGAGTCGCTCGCCGAATGCCTGGCGCCCCACGTTGCCGCGCTCGATCCGGAACTGGTGGTGCTCGGCGGCGGCATCTCCCGGGCCGGCGCGCTGCTCAGCGAGCCGTTCGCCGCGGAACTCGCGGGCCGCTGCCCGAATGCGCCATCCGTGCGGAACTCCGCACTGGGCGAGGAATCAACTGCAATCGGGGCAGCCCGGATGGCATTGGAACACATCGATCACGCCGTGCAGAAAAGTCCAACTGCCGAGGACTAA
- a CDS encoding class F sortase, with product MGRDHWHVERTRYSPWGALALVLLTGLALVRNGPDPSPAPPQPVAVASAHRHQDAAGAPPAVVTVLPLAYAPAARAVIPAIRVDAPLVDVDLEPDGSLGTPPPEDPQLAGWYRDGVAPGQLGTSVLVGHVDTMAGPAVFHDLGSLREGNRIEVPRDDDRVAVFEVYRVEVLSTDDFPGDRVYRDTGRAELRLITHGGCTTADGHDAGVVVFARLVATL from the coding sequence ATGGGCCGGGACCACTGGCACGTCGAGCGGACCAGATACTCGCCCTGGGGTGCGCTCGCCCTGGTACTGCTCACCGGCCTCGCCCTGGTGCGGAACGGTCCGGACCCCTCGCCGGCCCCGCCCCAGCCGGTCGCCGTCGCCTCGGCCCACCGCCATCAGGACGCCGCCGGTGCGCCTCCGGCGGTCGTCACGGTGCTGCCGCTGGCCTACGCCCCCGCCGCGCGCGCGGTCATCCCCGCGATCCGGGTCGATGCGCCGCTCGTCGATGTGGACCTGGAGCCGGACGGCTCGCTCGGGACACCCCCTCCGGAGGATCCTCAGCTCGCCGGGTGGTACCGCGACGGTGTCGCACCGGGTCAGCTGGGCACGTCGGTTCTCGTCGGCCATGTCGACACCATGGCGGGACCTGCCGTGTTCCACGACCTCGGTTCGCTGAGGGAGGGCAACCGGATCGAGGTGCCAAGGGACGATGACCGGGTCGCGGTGTTCGAGGTCTACCGGGTCGAGGTGCTCTCCACAGACGACTTCCCCGGCGACCGGGTGTACCGCGACACCGGCAGGGCGGAGCTGCGGCTCATCACCCACGGCGGCTGCACGACAGCCGACGGCCACGACGCCGGTGTCGTCGTCTTCGCCCGCCTGGTCGCGACCCTCTGA